The following coding sequences are from one Bos indicus x Bos taurus breed Angus x Brahman F1 hybrid chromosome 5, Bos_hybrid_MaternalHap_v2.0, whole genome shotgun sequence window:
- the RAB3IP gene encoding rab-3A-interacting protein isoform X4: MVREANVKQATAEKQLKEAQGKIDVLQAEVAALKTLVLSSSPTSPTQEPLPGGKAHFKKGHTRNKSTSSAMSGSHQDLSVIQPIVKDCKEADLSLYNEFRSWKDEPTMDRTCPFLDKIYQEDIFPCLTFSKSELASAVLEAVENNTLSIEPVGLQPVRFVKASAVECGGPKKCALTGQSKSCKHRIKLGDSSNYYYISPFCRYRITSVCNFFTYIRYIQQGLVKQQDVDQMFWEVMQLRKEMSLAKLGYFKEEL; encoded by the exons ATGGTGAGAGAAGCAAATGTCAAGCAGGCAACAGCAGAAAAACAGCTAAAAGAAGCACAAGGAAAA ATTGATGTACTCCAAGCTGAAGTAGCTGCATTGAAGACACTTGTATTGTCCAGTTCTCCAACATCACCTACACAAGAGCCTCTGCCAGGTGGAAAGGCACATTTTAAAAAGGGGCATACCAGAAATAAAAGTACAAGCAGTGCTATGAGTGGCAGTCACCAGGACCTCAGTGTGATACAGCCAATTGTAAAAGACTGCAAAGAG GCTGACTTATCCCTGTATAATGAATTCAGATCTTGGAAGGATGAACCCACAATGGATAGAACCTGTCCTTTCTTAGACAAAATCTATCAGGAAGATATCTTTCCTTGTTTAACCTTCTCAAAAAGtgag TTGGCTTCAGCTGTTCTGGAGGCTGTGGAGAACAACACTTTAAGCATTGAACCAGTGGGATTACAACCTGTTCGATTCGTGAAAGCATCTGCAGTTGAATGCGGAGGACCAAA aaaatgtgCTCTCACAGGTCAGAGCAAGTCCTGTAAACACAGAATTAAACTAGGGGACTCAAGTAACTACTACTACATTTCTCCTTTTTGCAGATACAGG ATCACTTCTGTCTGTAACTTTTTCACATACATTCGGTACATTCAGCAGGGACTTGTGAAACAGCAAGATG TTGACCAAATGTTTTGGGAAGTTATGCAGTTGAGAAAAGAGATGTCATTGGCAAAGCTGGGCTATTTCAAAGAGGAACTCTAA